A genomic segment from Microbacterium sp. SORGH_AS_0428 encodes:
- a CDS encoding helix-turn-helix transcriptional regulator — translation MNLRRARDAKGLTQEQMAERASISLYAYQQYERGAVTRGGTATNPRLATVLTLCQVLDVRLGDLLPEVPRLTFTAG, via the coding sequence ATGAACCTGCGCCGCGCGCGTGACGCGAAGGGGCTCACACAGGAGCAGATGGCTGAGCGAGCCAGCATTTCGCTGTACGCCTACCAGCAGTACGAGCGGGGAGCCGTGACGCGCGGCGGTACGGCAACGAACCCACGGCTAGCGACCGTGCTGACTCTTTGTCAGGTGCTGGATGTTCGCCTCGGCGATCTACTGCCCGAAGTCCCGCGCCTGACGTTCACCGCAGGCTGA
- a CDS encoding Lsr2 family protein has protein sequence MAKQQITRLIDDLDGEVLEAGKTIHFSLEGRAYEIDLSDKNAEKLREAFAPFIKAGRSIGSASRSTSTRGRTTKKDSRDLGAVREWAAANGYEVSARGRVPAAVLEAYDAAQ, from the coding sequence ATGGCTAAGCAGCAGATCACCCGACTCATTGACGACCTCGACGGCGAAGTTCTCGAGGCCGGCAAGACCATTCACTTCTCTCTCGAAGGTCGCGCCTACGAAATTGACCTCTCGGACAAGAACGCCGAAAAGCTTCGTGAGGCATTCGCGCCGTTCATCAAGGCGGGTCGCTCTATCGGAAGTGCTTCCCGCAGCACATCAACGCGAGGACGTACCACAAAGAAGGACAGCCGTGACCTTGGGGCAGTGCGCGAGTGGGCAGCCGCCAACGGCTACGAGGTGAGTGCCCGTGGGCGCGTTCCCGCCGCTGTGCTTGAGGCGTACGACGCCGCGCAGTAA
- a CDS encoding RES domain-containing protein: MPLITPDFHNGPADARWSDVKVGSRLVRIGKSIFPGNGYNPKPVVPNSATSRGRFSSTARDTFGALYVAEHVADERVAILEMLEHRTLDHNPNGGLFYCKPELVEDLSFFYLKVKLHMRLVTLTAAPDALGLGANEETIYSDNYRVTREWARYIRKKVPDAKGIEYSPKRYRDTRAGVAMALFEDRLPKDSLELVGAPIPLVSDAGREIFLACRPFTRVLPAW, encoded by the coding sequence ATGCCTCTCATTACACCTGACTTTCACAACGGCCCTGCCGATGCTCGCTGGTCTGACGTCAAGGTTGGTTCCCGTTTGGTTAGAATCGGGAAATCGATTTTTCCGGGTAACGGATATAATCCAAAACCGGTCGTGCCGAATTCCGCTACGAGCCGCGGACGCTTCAGTAGTACAGCACGAGATACCTTCGGAGCTCTCTATGTGGCAGAGCATGTCGCCGACGAGAGAGTGGCTATTCTCGAAATGCTTGAGCATAGGACTCTTGATCACAATCCGAACGGCGGTCTATTTTACTGCAAGCCTGAGCTGGTCGAAGATCTTTCCTTCTTTTATCTGAAGGTCAAGCTGCATATGCGCCTCGTCACCCTGACGGCCGCGCCGGATGCGCTGGGCCTGGGTGCGAATGAGGAAACCATCTACTCCGACAACTATCGTGTCACGAGGGAGTGGGCACGCTACATCAGGAAGAAAGTGCCCGACGCGAAAGGCATAGAGTACAGCCCGAAGCGATACAGAGACACGCGAGCCGGCGTTGCCATGGCTCTGTTTGAGGATCGGCTCCCGAAGGACTCCCTCGAGCTGGTCGGTGCACCGATCCCGCTTGTTTCGGATGCAGGACGAGAGATCTTTCTCGCGTGTCGTCCGTTCACCCGAGTGCTACCTGCTTGGTAG
- a CDS encoding WXG100 family type VII secretion target: MIVRADFDALVAETARLDSGVGDLDGRISSVRSRVADLLEQGWTGEAATQFRPLFEAWQGAATSSVQRLDALIEGLRAATRDLVAVERSHEDAARALEGATPSIEMQQLMGGNHGVQGTYRAAH, translated from the coding sequence ATGATCGTTCGGGCCGACTTCGATGCGCTGGTTGCTGAGACAGCGCGGCTCGACTCGGGCGTGGGAGACCTTGACGGACGCATCTCTTCGGTGCGGTCACGTGTCGCCGATCTGCTGGAACAGGGGTGGACGGGGGAGGCCGCCACTCAGTTCCGGCCGCTCTTCGAGGCATGGCAGGGCGCTGCCACATCCAGCGTGCAGCGCCTCGATGCGCTCATCGAGGGGCTCCGCGCGGCGACTCGTGATCTGGTCGCAGTAGAGCGATCGCACGAAGACGCCGCACGCGCACTGGAAGGGGCGACGCCGAGCATCGAGATGCAGCAGCTTATGGGGGGAAACCATGGCGTACAGGGCACATATCGCGCAGCTCACTGA
- a CDS encoding WXG100 family type VII secretion target, with product MAYRAHIAQLTDVVEELERIANEIAEVHANADAASRRLHSTWEGEASQAHTTAHSAWSADAREMNQALVAMRQLLAGAQANYAAAVEANTRMWG from the coding sequence ATGGCGTACAGGGCACATATCGCGCAGCTCACTGACGTTGTCGAGGAACTCGAACGGATCGCGAACGAGATCGCCGAGGTCCATGCCAACGCGGACGCCGCCTCACGACGACTCCATTCGACCTGGGAAGGCGAAGCGTCGCAGGCTCACACCACGGCGCACTCTGCCTGGAGCGCTGACGCCCGCGAGATGAATCAAGCGCTCGTGGCCATGCGGCAATTGCTGGCGGGTGCGCAGGCGAACTATGCCGCCGCAGTCGAAGCCAACACGCGGATGTGGGGCTGA
- a CDS encoding PGN_0703 family putative restriction endonuclease codes for MPLDVSLADLGDQPRLSEGIHARRARFHQSWYRAAQLGVKSWGSAPSGRPFGSILPPAAAEAGLNFAASESRQLFLSRRQQGWGADPVRMTRHMTSSQTLLVNLLGPLGSDPTWLLEVLRLLLQRSDIAEVIRWDIEFAPPRRSQYLGDMTRLDAFFRVRTDFGVEGLVLELKYTDRFSSRRIDVAGSQRYAELASSRDLWHDPQAAFIDPTIGQLLRCHALGERILQVDEPSAGGTTLLLVSHPNDTTALLVMDRYRAALTNKSRAVDLALDRVLAVALATAPSASAAAVVRGLQLRYLDHWESEHLWQEHTTDVARLTGRSRGRFTIQ; via the coding sequence ATGCCCCTCGACGTTTCGCTCGCGGACCTCGGTGATCAGCCGCGACTATCAGAGGGCATACATGCACGCAGAGCCCGGTTTCACCAATCGTGGTATCGCGCTGCTCAGCTGGGCGTGAAGTCTTGGGGTAGCGCGCCGTCTGGCCGTCCATTCGGCAGCATCCTTCCTCCCGCAGCCGCCGAGGCCGGGCTGAACTTCGCCGCGTCAGAGTCGAGGCAGCTATTCCTGTCGCGACGACAGCAGGGCTGGGGGGCCGACCCGGTGCGAATGACTCGGCACATGACATCGAGCCAGACACTTCTGGTCAATCTGCTCGGCCCGCTCGGCTCAGACCCTACGTGGCTTCTTGAGGTACTCCGTTTGCTTCTTCAACGCTCCGACATCGCCGAGGTGATCCGCTGGGACATCGAGTTCGCGCCTCCGAGGCGGAGCCAGTACCTCGGCGACATGACGAGGCTCGACGCCTTCTTCCGTGTTCGTACTGATTTCGGCGTCGAAGGACTCGTGCTCGAGCTGAAGTACACTGATCGATTCAGCAGCCGCAGGATCGATGTCGCAGGCAGTCAAAGGTACGCAGAATTGGCGTCGAGCCGCGATCTGTGGCACGACCCCCAGGCGGCGTTCATCGATCCGACAATCGGACAGCTTCTGCGATGCCACGCGCTCGGCGAGCGGATCCTCCAAGTCGACGAACCAAGCGCCGGGGGCACGACGTTACTACTGGTAAGTCATCCGAACGATACGACAGCGCTCCTTGTGATGGACCGGTACCGCGCAGCTCTCACGAACAAATCGCGGGCCGTTGATCTGGCACTTGATCGGGTACTAGCTGTCGCACTGGCCACGGCTCCGAGCGCCAGCGCTGCCGCAGTCGTACGCGGCCTACAGCTCCGCTACCTCGACCATTGGGAGAGCGAACACCTATGGCAGGAGCACACAACGGATGTCGCACGACTGACTGGTCGCTCTCGCGGCCGCTTCACGATCCAATGA